The sequence below is a genomic window from Brettanomyces bruxellensis chromosome 9, complete sequence.
GCAAATCTTGCGATCTTCCACCTCTAACATACACCACAGAATGTTCTTGTGCATTGTGACCTATACCTGGAATATAAGCAGACACAACTTCACCATTGGACAATCTGACTCTGGCCGCTTTACGCTGTGCCGAATTAGGCTTCTTTGGCTTTAATATCATAACTCTTATGATCACACCTTTCTTTATAGGACATCCTTTAAGATGGGGTGATTTAGTCGTATTAGCCTTTTTCTTATGGTATCCTTTTCCCCTTCGTGTCTGGTTAAGAGTCACATTCCTTTGCTGACTTATTTGAAATAAAG
It includes:
- the MRPS12 gene encoding 37S ribosomal protein S12, mitochondrial (BUSCO:EOG092653KS), yielding MFRGVFTRGASLFGSISNVSSSILKSKMVMNNGFINMAHPVNNTYGSQILKPFTSSLFQISQQRNVTLNQTRRGKGYHKKKANTTKSPHLKGCPIKKGVIIRVMILKPKKPNSAQRKAARVRLSNGEVVSAYIPGIGHNAQEHSVVYVRGGRSQDLPGVKYHLIRGAMDLAGVANRVTSRSKYGVKKPQKKE